The following are encoded in a window of Phaseolus vulgaris cultivar G19833 chromosome 3, P. vulgaris v2.0, whole genome shotgun sequence genomic DNA:
- the LOC137806666 gene encoding uncharacterized protein isoform X3, translating to MLPCFSHGQLNDGVHAVLLHHKTANERSPVTFAIAAEETEYVHISECPVFVVSGSYNGISAKDMWHEVKQHGSFDHLNFAETATPSEPGSSIGAAIAATVTVPPDAERIVTFSLAWDCPEVKFPEGRTYYRRYTKFYGTHGDAAADIAHDAIIEHCQWETQIDDWQRPILEDKRLPEWYPTTLLNELYYLNSGGTIWTDGSLPVNSLVNTGERKFSLDGLISRLENTNNLSHQNDTAINILEMFASVAEQAHSPPASKSAYGVNLLQEGEENIGQFLYLEGIEYKMWNTYDVHFYASFSLVMLFPKLELSIQRDFAAAVLMHDPSKMKLLFNGQWAPRKVLGAVPHDIGLNDPWFEVNGYNLYNTDRWKDLNPKFVLQIYRDVVVTGDKKFAQAVWPAVYIAIAYMDQFDKNGDGMIENEGFPDQTYDTWSVSGVSAYSGGLWVAALQAASALAHEVGDKGSEDYFWLKFQKAKAVYEKLWNGSYFNYDSSGGSSSSSIQADQLAGQWYARACGLSPIVEEKKSRSALQMVYDYNVMKVEDGRRGAVNGMLPDGKIDMSTMQSREIWSGVTYALAATMIQQNMIDMAFQTAGGVYETAWSDNGLGYSFQTPEAWTTKDEYRSLCYMRPLAIWAMQWELSRTKHPQYECILDMKEEDIMSRYHDGFSKVARLLKVKEETDCTSLFQLIYDFTCKRMC from the exons ATGTTACCCTGCTTTTCACATGGACA GTTGAATGATGGGGTTCATGCCGTGCTTCTACATCATAA GACAGCAAATGAGAGATCTCCAGTCACATTTGCAATTGCAGCAGAAGAGACTGAATATGTTCATATCTCAGAGTGCCCGGTCTTTGTTGTATCTGGTTCTTATAATGGTATCTCAGCCAAAGACATGTGGCATGAAGTTAAACAG CATGGGTCGTTTGACCATCTGAATTTTGCTGAAACTGCTACGCCCTCAGAACCAGGATCATCTATTGGAGCAGCCATTGCAGCAACTGTGACCGTTCCCCCTGATGCTGAGCGAATTGTAACATTTTCATTGGCATGGGACTGCCCTGAAGTCAAGTTTCCCGAAGGAAGGACATATTACAG ACGTTACACTAAATTCTATGGTACTCATGGAGATGCTGCTGCAGATATTGCACATGATGCTATTATTG AACATTGCCAATGGGAGACCCAGATTGATGATTGGCAAAGACCAATACTAGAGGACAAGAGACTACCTGAATG GTACCCAACTACCCTTTTGAATGAACTTTACTATTTGAATTCTGGGGGGACAATTTGGACAG ATGGTTCACTTCCTGTAAATAGCTTAGTTAATACAGGAGAAAGAAAATTTTCCTTGGATGGACTCATATCTCGTTTAGAGAATACCAATAATTTATCACATCAAAATGACACTGCTATCAACATTCTTGAAATGTTTGCCTCAGTAGCTGAGCAAGCACACTCTCCACCTGCATCAAAGTCTGCATACGGAGTAAATCTGCTCCAAGAAGGGGAAGAAAACATTGGTCAGTTTCTTTATCTTGAAGGCATTGAGTATAAAATGTGGAATACCTATGATGTCCATTTTTACGCTTCTTTTTCACTAGTCATGCTATTCCCAAAACTTGAACTCAGCATCCAAAGAGACTTTGCTGCAGCAGTACTGATGCATGACCCTAGTAAGATGAAACTTCTATTTAATGGCCAATGGGCACCGAGAAAGGTTCTCGGTGCTGTTCCTCATGATATTGGACTCAATGATCCATGGTTTGAAGTAAATGGCTATAATCTTTATAACACAGATAGGTGGAAAGACTTGAATCCAAAATTTGTTCTTCAGATTTATAGGGATGTAGTTGTCACTGGTGACAAGAAGTTTGCACAAGCTGTGTGGCCCGCTGTTTATATTGCAATTGCTTATATGGACCAATTTGACAAGAATGGTGATGGAATGATTGAGAATGAGGGCTTCCCGGATCAAACTTATGACACATGGTCCGTGTCTGGTGTGAGTGCATATAGTGGTGGACTGTGGGTAGCAGCACTTCAGGCTGCATCAGCACTGGCACATGAAGTTGGTGACAAGGGTTCGGAAGATTACTTTTGGCTGAAGTTTCAAAAGGCAAAGGCTGTATATGAAAAGTTATGGAATGGTTCTTACTTCAATTATGATAGCAGTGGTGGGAGTTCGAGTTCATCAATTCAAGCTGATCAATTAGCTGGTCAATG GTATGCTAGAGCATGTGGTCTTTCGCCCATtgtagaagaaaagaaaagtagaagCGCACTTCAAATGGTTTATGATTACAATGTTATGAAAGTAGAGGATGGGAGGCGCGGTGCTGTAAATGGGATGTTACCTGATGGAAAGATTGACATGTCTACAATGCAATCTCGGGAAATATGGTCAGGGGTCACATATGCCTTAGCTGCAACAATGATCCAACAAAATATGATTGACATGGCATTTCAAACTGCTGGTGGAGTATATGAAACTGCATGGTCCGACAATGGACTCGG TTATTCATTCCAAACTCCTGAAGCGTGGACCACTAAAGATGAATATAGATCTTTATGTTACATGCGCCCTTTAGCCATATGGGCAATGCAATGGGAATTATCAAGAACAAAGCACCCTCAATATGAGTGTATATTGGATATGAAAGAAGAAGATATTATGTCCAGATATCATGATGGTTTTTCGAAAGTTGCTCGCCTTCTAAAGGTAAAGGAGGAGACAGATTGTACAAGTCTATTTCAGCTTATATATGATTTTACTTGCAAAAGGATGTGCTAA
- the LOC137806665 gene encoding uncharacterized protein, which yields MPLTRIAADAFSVVTICLVAILLLLGLLCIAYSFYFRSRINRRGFVQLSYFSGPWIIRIAFILFAIWWGLGEIIRLSLLGRGLHLKWQQTICKCYIVSNLGFAEPCLFLTLVFLLRAPLQTLDSGIMNRKWNGKTAGYILLCCFPIFVLQLFVILVGPQLNKNKNGSGEKLPHYFTSAGAASSIDKEHDITLCTYPLLSTLLLGLFAIILTSYLFWLGNRILKLVINKGLQKRIYTLILSVSGFLPLRVLFLGLSVLSGPEHFMFEAFVFLGFLALVCCAGVCMCMLVYRPVADSLALGNLAELDAWRLNVDCNDTMSLIAANQGHQEDKDVEGNSRYSDASTKGGSISFQTLERDRDRDGTFVELSLFSPNQTNLFG from the coding sequence ATGCCCCTGACGAGAATTGCTGCCGATGCATTCAGTGTGGTCACAATTTGTTTAGTAGCCATATTGCTTCTTCTGGGCTTGTTGTGCATTGCATACTCGTTTTACTTTCGGTCTCGCATTAATCGTAGGGGTTTTGTTCAGCTCAGTTATTTTAGTGGTCCTTGGATCATCAGAATAGCATTTATCTTGTTTGCAATCTGGTGGGGTCTTGGTGAGATTATTCGGCTAAGTTTGTTAGGACGTGGCCTGCACTTAAAATGGCAGCAAACCATCTGCAAATGCTACATTGTATCAAATCTGGGATTTGCAGAACCGTGTCTCTTCCTCACACTCGTGTTTCTCCTCCGTGCACCCTTGCAGACATTGGACTCTGGAATTATGAACAGAAAATGGAATGGGAAGACAGCCGGTTATATTCTGCTCTGCTGCTTCCCAATTTTTGTTCTTCAACTTTTTGTCATTTTGGTTGGACCTCAGTTAAACAAGAATAAGAATGGTTCTGGAGAAAAGTTGCCTCATTATTTTACAAGTGCAGGTGCTGCCTCTTCAATTGATAAAGAACATGACATAACCCTCTGCACTTACCCTTTACTCAGTACCCTTCTCCTTGGCCTTTTTGCCATTATCCTGACCTCCTACCTTTTTTGGCTTGGAAATAGGATTTTGAAGTTAGTTATTAATAAGGGTTTGCAGAAGAGGATTTACACATTGATACTCTCAGTTTCAGGTTTTCTTCCATTAAGGGTTCTTTTCCTTGGTTTATCTGTTTTATCTGGACCTGAGCATTTTATGTTTGAAGCCTTTGttttcttgggttttcttgccCTTGTGTGTTGTGCTGGGGTGTGCATGTGTATGCTTGTGTATCGTCCAGTTGCAGATAGTTTAGCCCTGGGGAATTTAGCAGAGTTAGATGCTTGGAGACTGAATGTTGATTGTAATGATACCATGTCTCTTATTGCTGCTAATCAGGGTCATCAAGAAGATAAAGATGTTGAGGGGAATAGCAGGTATTCTGATGCATCAACTAAAGGTGGTTCCATTTCATTTCAGACACTGGAAAGGGATAGGGACAGGGATGGTACATTTGTTGAACTAAGTCTCTTCTCTCCCAACCAAACGAATCTCTTTGGCTGA
- the LOC137806666 gene encoding uncharacterized protein isoform X1, translating to MEDHKSSNSKVHPSNLPALTWHRKLNSHGNASSEISLCLKEIVHLAPIGYRLWRHCREEAAKGRIGVIDPFAKRSVTFCHGVPLGGIGAGSIGRSFRGEFQRWQLFPVICEEKPVLANQFSVFVSRPSGEKYCSVLCPGKQEIIKQNPVSGIESWDWNINGNSSTYHALYPRAWTIYEEPDPALRITCHQISPVIPHNYKESSFPVTVFTFTLKNLGKTTADVTLLFTWTNSVGGISEFTGNHFNSKKMLNDGVHAVLLHHKTANERSPVTFAIAAEETEYVHISECPVFVVSGSYNGISAKDMWHEVKQHGSFDHLNFAETATPSEPGSSIGAAIAATVTVPPDAERIVTFSLAWDCPEVKFPEGRTYYRRYTKFYGTHGDAAADIAHDAIIEHCQWETQIDDWQRPILEDKRLPEWYPTTLLNELYYLNSGGTIWTDGSLPVNSLVNTGERKFSLDGLISRLENTNNLSHQNDTAINILEMFASVAEQAHSPPASKSAYGVNLLQEGEENIGQFLYLEGIEYKMWNTYDVHFYASFSLVMLFPKLELSIQRDFAAAVLMHDPSKMKLLFNGQWAPRKVLGAVPHDIGLNDPWFEVNGYNLYNTDRWKDLNPKFVLQIYRDVVVTGDKKFAQAVWPAVYIAIAYMDQFDKNGDGMIENEGFPDQTYDTWSVSGVSAYSGGLWVAALQAASALAHEVGDKGSEDYFWLKFQKAKAVYEKLWNGSYFNYDSSGGSSSSSIQADQLAGQWYARACGLSPIVEEKKSRSALQMVYDYNVMKVEDGRRGAVNGMLPDGKIDMSTMQSREIWSGVTYALAATMIQQNMIDMAFQTAGGVYETAWSDNGLGYSFQTPEAWTTKDEYRSLCYMRPLAIWAMQWELSRTKHPQYECILDMKEEDIMSRYHDGFSKVARLLKVKEETDCTSLFQLIYDFTCKRMC from the exons ATGGAAGACCATAAGAGTTCTAACAGCAAG GTTCATCCATCCAATCTTCCTGCACTTACCTGGCACAGAAAATTAAACTCCCATGGAAATGCTTCATCCGAAATCTCCTTATGTTTAAAGGAGATTGTTCATCTG GCTCCAATTGGTTATCGATTATGGCGTCATTGTCGGGAAGAAGCTGCCAAAGGAAGG ATTGGAGTAATTGATCCTTTTGCCAAGCGTAGCGTGACATTTTGTCATGGTGTTCCTTTGGGAGGTATTGg AGCAGGAAGTATTGGAAGAAGTTTCAGAGGTGAATTTCAGCGTTGGCAACTATTCCCTGTAATATGTGAAGAGAAACCAGTTTTAGCAAATCAGTTTTCT GTTTTTGTTTCACGTCCAAGTGGTGAAAAATATTGTAGTGTACTTTGCCCTGGGAAGCAAGAGATAATAAA ACAAAATCCAGTGTCAGGGATTGAATCATGGGATTGGAATATAAATGGAAACAGTTCCACATATCATGCATTGTACCCAAGGGCTTGGACAATATACGAGG AACCTGACCCAGCTTTGAGAATAACATGTCATCAGATTTCACCTGTTATACCTCATAATTACAAGGAGAGCAGTTTTCCTGTAACAGTTTTCACTTTCACG CTGAAGAATTTAGGTAAGACGACAGCAGATGTTACCCTGCTTTTCACATGGACA AATTCTGTTGGAGGAATTTCTGAATTTACTGGGAACCACTTTAATTCAAAGAAAAT GTTGAATGATGGGGTTCATGCCGTGCTTCTACATCATAA GACAGCAAATGAGAGATCTCCAGTCACATTTGCAATTGCAGCAGAAGAGACTGAATATGTTCATATCTCAGAGTGCCCGGTCTTTGTTGTATCTGGTTCTTATAATGGTATCTCAGCCAAAGACATGTGGCATGAAGTTAAACAG CATGGGTCGTTTGACCATCTGAATTTTGCTGAAACTGCTACGCCCTCAGAACCAGGATCATCTATTGGAGCAGCCATTGCAGCAACTGTGACCGTTCCCCCTGATGCTGAGCGAATTGTAACATTTTCATTGGCATGGGACTGCCCTGAAGTCAAGTTTCCCGAAGGAAGGACATATTACAG ACGTTACACTAAATTCTATGGTACTCATGGAGATGCTGCTGCAGATATTGCACATGATGCTATTATTG AACATTGCCAATGGGAGACCCAGATTGATGATTGGCAAAGACCAATACTAGAGGACAAGAGACTACCTGAATG GTACCCAACTACCCTTTTGAATGAACTTTACTATTTGAATTCTGGGGGGACAATTTGGACAG ATGGTTCACTTCCTGTAAATAGCTTAGTTAATACAGGAGAAAGAAAATTTTCCTTGGATGGACTCATATCTCGTTTAGAGAATACCAATAATTTATCACATCAAAATGACACTGCTATCAACATTCTTGAAATGTTTGCCTCAGTAGCTGAGCAAGCACACTCTCCACCTGCATCAAAGTCTGCATACGGAGTAAATCTGCTCCAAGAAGGGGAAGAAAACATTGGTCAGTTTCTTTATCTTGAAGGCATTGAGTATAAAATGTGGAATACCTATGATGTCCATTTTTACGCTTCTTTTTCACTAGTCATGCTATTCCCAAAACTTGAACTCAGCATCCAAAGAGACTTTGCTGCAGCAGTACTGATGCATGACCCTAGTAAGATGAAACTTCTATTTAATGGCCAATGGGCACCGAGAAAGGTTCTCGGTGCTGTTCCTCATGATATTGGACTCAATGATCCATGGTTTGAAGTAAATGGCTATAATCTTTATAACACAGATAGGTGGAAAGACTTGAATCCAAAATTTGTTCTTCAGATTTATAGGGATGTAGTTGTCACTGGTGACAAGAAGTTTGCACAAGCTGTGTGGCCCGCTGTTTATATTGCAATTGCTTATATGGACCAATTTGACAAGAATGGTGATGGAATGATTGAGAATGAGGGCTTCCCGGATCAAACTTATGACACATGGTCCGTGTCTGGTGTGAGTGCATATAGTGGTGGACTGTGGGTAGCAGCACTTCAGGCTGCATCAGCACTGGCACATGAAGTTGGTGACAAGGGTTCGGAAGATTACTTTTGGCTGAAGTTTCAAAAGGCAAAGGCTGTATATGAAAAGTTATGGAATGGTTCTTACTTCAATTATGATAGCAGTGGTGGGAGTTCGAGTTCATCAATTCAAGCTGATCAATTAGCTGGTCAATG GTATGCTAGAGCATGTGGTCTTTCGCCCATtgtagaagaaaagaaaagtagaagCGCACTTCAAATGGTTTATGATTACAATGTTATGAAAGTAGAGGATGGGAGGCGCGGTGCTGTAAATGGGATGTTACCTGATGGAAAGATTGACATGTCTACAATGCAATCTCGGGAAATATGGTCAGGGGTCACATATGCCTTAGCTGCAACAATGATCCAACAAAATATGATTGACATGGCATTTCAAACTGCTGGTGGAGTATATGAAACTGCATGGTCCGACAATGGACTCGG TTATTCATTCCAAACTCCTGAAGCGTGGACCACTAAAGATGAATATAGATCTTTATGTTACATGCGCCCTTTAGCCATATGGGCAATGCAATGGGAATTATCAAGAACAAAGCACCCTCAATATGAGTGTATATTGGATATGAAAGAAGAAGATATTATGTCCAGATATCATGATGGTTTTTCGAAAGTTGCTCGCCTTCTAAAGGTAAAGGAGGAGACAGATTGTACAAGTCTATTTCAGCTTATATATGATTTTACTTGCAAAAGGATGTGCTAA
- the LOC137806666 gene encoding uncharacterized protein isoform X2, translating into MSGIESWDWNINGNSSTYHALYPRAWTIYEEPDPALRITCHQISPVIPHNYKESSFPVTVFTFTLKNLGKTTADVTLLFTWTNSVGGISEFTGNHFNSKKMLNDGVHAVLLHHKTANERSPVTFAIAAEETEYVHISECPVFVVSGSYNGISAKDMWHEVKQHGSFDHLNFAETATPSEPGSSIGAAIAATVTVPPDAERIVTFSLAWDCPEVKFPEGRTYYRRYTKFYGTHGDAAADIAHDAIIEHCQWETQIDDWQRPILEDKRLPEWYPTTLLNELYYLNSGGTIWTDGSLPVNSLVNTGERKFSLDGLISRLENTNNLSHQNDTAINILEMFASVAEQAHSPPASKSAYGVNLLQEGEENIGQFLYLEGIEYKMWNTYDVHFYASFSLVMLFPKLELSIQRDFAAAVLMHDPSKMKLLFNGQWAPRKVLGAVPHDIGLNDPWFEVNGYNLYNTDRWKDLNPKFVLQIYRDVVVTGDKKFAQAVWPAVYIAIAYMDQFDKNGDGMIENEGFPDQTYDTWSVSGVSAYSGGLWVAALQAASALAHEVGDKGSEDYFWLKFQKAKAVYEKLWNGSYFNYDSSGGSSSSSIQADQLAGQWYARACGLSPIVEEKKSRSALQMVYDYNVMKVEDGRRGAVNGMLPDGKIDMSTMQSREIWSGVTYALAATMIQQNMIDMAFQTAGGVYETAWSDNGLGYSFQTPEAWTTKDEYRSLCYMRPLAIWAMQWELSRTKHPQYECILDMKEEDIMSRYHDGFSKVARLLKVKEETDCTSLFQLIYDFTCKRMC; encoded by the exons A TGTCAGGGATTGAATCATGGGATTGGAATATAAATGGAAACAGTTCCACATATCATGCATTGTACCCAAGGGCTTGGACAATATACGAGG AACCTGACCCAGCTTTGAGAATAACATGTCATCAGATTTCACCTGTTATACCTCATAATTACAAGGAGAGCAGTTTTCCTGTAACAGTTTTCACTTTCACG CTGAAGAATTTAGGTAAGACGACAGCAGATGTTACCCTGCTTTTCACATGGACA AATTCTGTTGGAGGAATTTCTGAATTTACTGGGAACCACTTTAATTCAAAGAAAAT GTTGAATGATGGGGTTCATGCCGTGCTTCTACATCATAA GACAGCAAATGAGAGATCTCCAGTCACATTTGCAATTGCAGCAGAAGAGACTGAATATGTTCATATCTCAGAGTGCCCGGTCTTTGTTGTATCTGGTTCTTATAATGGTATCTCAGCCAAAGACATGTGGCATGAAGTTAAACAG CATGGGTCGTTTGACCATCTGAATTTTGCTGAAACTGCTACGCCCTCAGAACCAGGATCATCTATTGGAGCAGCCATTGCAGCAACTGTGACCGTTCCCCCTGATGCTGAGCGAATTGTAACATTTTCATTGGCATGGGACTGCCCTGAAGTCAAGTTTCCCGAAGGAAGGACATATTACAG ACGTTACACTAAATTCTATGGTACTCATGGAGATGCTGCTGCAGATATTGCACATGATGCTATTATTG AACATTGCCAATGGGAGACCCAGATTGATGATTGGCAAAGACCAATACTAGAGGACAAGAGACTACCTGAATG GTACCCAACTACCCTTTTGAATGAACTTTACTATTTGAATTCTGGGGGGACAATTTGGACAG ATGGTTCACTTCCTGTAAATAGCTTAGTTAATACAGGAGAAAGAAAATTTTCCTTGGATGGACTCATATCTCGTTTAGAGAATACCAATAATTTATCACATCAAAATGACACTGCTATCAACATTCTTGAAATGTTTGCCTCAGTAGCTGAGCAAGCACACTCTCCACCTGCATCAAAGTCTGCATACGGAGTAAATCTGCTCCAAGAAGGGGAAGAAAACATTGGTCAGTTTCTTTATCTTGAAGGCATTGAGTATAAAATGTGGAATACCTATGATGTCCATTTTTACGCTTCTTTTTCACTAGTCATGCTATTCCCAAAACTTGAACTCAGCATCCAAAGAGACTTTGCTGCAGCAGTACTGATGCATGACCCTAGTAAGATGAAACTTCTATTTAATGGCCAATGGGCACCGAGAAAGGTTCTCGGTGCTGTTCCTCATGATATTGGACTCAATGATCCATGGTTTGAAGTAAATGGCTATAATCTTTATAACACAGATAGGTGGAAAGACTTGAATCCAAAATTTGTTCTTCAGATTTATAGGGATGTAGTTGTCACTGGTGACAAGAAGTTTGCACAAGCTGTGTGGCCCGCTGTTTATATTGCAATTGCTTATATGGACCAATTTGACAAGAATGGTGATGGAATGATTGAGAATGAGGGCTTCCCGGATCAAACTTATGACACATGGTCCGTGTCTGGTGTGAGTGCATATAGTGGTGGACTGTGGGTAGCAGCACTTCAGGCTGCATCAGCACTGGCACATGAAGTTGGTGACAAGGGTTCGGAAGATTACTTTTGGCTGAAGTTTCAAAAGGCAAAGGCTGTATATGAAAAGTTATGGAATGGTTCTTACTTCAATTATGATAGCAGTGGTGGGAGTTCGAGTTCATCAATTCAAGCTGATCAATTAGCTGGTCAATG GTATGCTAGAGCATGTGGTCTTTCGCCCATtgtagaagaaaagaaaagtagaagCGCACTTCAAATGGTTTATGATTACAATGTTATGAAAGTAGAGGATGGGAGGCGCGGTGCTGTAAATGGGATGTTACCTGATGGAAAGATTGACATGTCTACAATGCAATCTCGGGAAATATGGTCAGGGGTCACATATGCCTTAGCTGCAACAATGATCCAACAAAATATGATTGACATGGCATTTCAAACTGCTGGTGGAGTATATGAAACTGCATGGTCCGACAATGGACTCGG TTATTCATTCCAAACTCCTGAAGCGTGGACCACTAAAGATGAATATAGATCTTTATGTTACATGCGCCCTTTAGCCATATGGGCAATGCAATGGGAATTATCAAGAACAAAGCACCCTCAATATGAGTGTATATTGGATATGAAAGAAGAAGATATTATGTCCAGATATCATGATGGTTTTTCGAAAGTTGCTCGCCTTCTAAAGGTAAAGGAGGAGACAGATTGTACAAGTCTATTTCAGCTTATATATGATTTTACTTGCAAAAGGATGTGCTAA